The sequence CCTTGGCGGCGAGCGCGGCGCGGATCGCCAGGATGCCGGAGTGATAGTAGGTGCCGTCGCCCAGATTGGCGAACACGTGCGCCGTTTCGGTGAACGGCGCCTGGCCGATCCAGGCGGCGCCCTCGCCGCCCATCTGGCTGAAGGTCTCGGTGTTGCGGTCCATCCACAGCGCCATGTAATGGCAGCCGATGCCGGCCAAGGCCCGGCTTCCGTCGGGCACCTTGGTCGAGGTGTTGTGCGGGCAGCCGGAGCAGAAATAGGGCGTGCGCTTGAACGCCGCCTTCGGCTCCGCCAGCGCCTTCTCCTTGGCTTCGAGGAAAGCCAAGCGCCGCTGGATCCGCTCGCTCGTGTAGAAGCGGCCGATGCGGCCGGCGATCACCCGGGCGATGCCGGCCGGCGTCAGCTCGTCGGCCGAGGGCAGGATCCAGTTGCGCTCCTCGTCGAACTTGCCGATGACCCGCGGCCGCACATCCTCCTTCCAATTGTAGAGCTGCTCCTTCAATTGGTTCTCGATGACGGCGCGCTTCTCCTCCACCACCAGGATCTCTTCCAAGCCTTCGGCGAAGTGGCGGACACCCTCGCGCTCCAAGGGCCAGACCATGGCAACCTTGTAGACGGTAAGGCCGATCTCGGCCGCGTGCGCATCGTCGATGCCGAGATCTTCCAAGGCCTGGCGCACGTCGAGATAGGACTTGCCGGTGGTGACGATGCCGAAGCGGCGCTGCGGGCTGTCGATGACCACGCGATCGAGATGGTTGGCGCGGGCAAAGGCCAGTGCGGCATAGAGCTTGTAGCGATGCAGCCGGTATTCCTGCTCCAACGGCGTGTCCGGCCAGCGGATGTTGAGGCCGCCCGGCGGCAGCTCGAAATCCTGGGGCAGCAGGATCTTGACCCGCTCGGGGTCGACCGCGACCGAGGCCGAGCTGTCGGCGGTCTCGGCGATGGTCTTGAGCGCGATCCAGCAGCCGGAATAGCGGCTCATGGCGATGCCGTAGAGACCGTAGTCGATGATCTCCTGCACGCCGGCCGGGTTCAGCACGGGAATCGAGGCATCGGTGAAGGCGTATTCCGATTGGTGCGCCAGGGTCGAGGACTTGCAGGCATGATCGTCGCCGGCCAGCGCCAAGACGCCGCCATGGCGCGAGGTGCCGGCGGAGTTCGCATGCTTGAAGACGTC is a genomic window of Pseudomonadota bacterium containing:
- a CDS encoding indolepyruvate ferredoxin oxidoreductase family protein → MALAAVSLDDKYTIESGRIYLTGVQALVRLPILQRQLDAAAGLKTGCFISGYRGSPLGGFDQQLWKAKRFLEANNIRFTPGVNEDMAATAVWGSQQVNLAEGAKVDGVFGIWYGKGPGVDRSGDVFKHANSAGTSRHGGVLALAGDDHACKSSTLAHQSEYAFTDASIPVLNPAGVQEIIDYGLYGIAMSRYSGCWIALKTIAETADSSASVAVDPERVKILLPQDFELPPGGLNIRWPDTPLEQEYRLHRYKLYAALAFARANHLDRVVIDSPQRRFGIVTTGKSYLDVRQALEDLGIDDAHAAEIGLTVYKVAMVWPLEREGVRHFAEGLEEILVVEEKRAVIENQLKEQLYNWKEDVRPRVIGKFDEERNWILPSADELTPAGIARVIAGRIGRFYTSERIQRRLAFLEAKEKALAEPKAAFKRTPYFCSGCPHNTSTKVPDGSRALAGIGCHYMALWMDRNTETFSQMGGEGAAWIGQAPFTETAHVFANLGDGTYYHSGILAIRAALAAK